The window ACCCGCCCACCGTGTTCACATAGAGGATTTCCTTGCCGTCGGGGGAGAACGGGCCCGAGTTCGCGAAAAGGCCGCCGATCGTCGTCAGCTCTTCGCTCTGGCTTCCGTCGGGCGCGACGAGCCAGAGGGATCCTTCTCCTCCCAGGTTCCGAAGGCGGGTCACCGCGATCCGGCGCCCGTCGGGGGACCAGTGCGGCTCGTTGATGCCGAGGTCCTTGCCGGGAAGCTCGATTCTCTCGGAGCGATGCGTTTCGCGATCGTAGACCCAGAGGTCTTCCGATCCGAGGCGGTCGCTTCCGTAAGCGATCTTCTTCCCGTCCGGCGAGACGGCGGGATAGCGGTCCAGGACGTGTCCCGTGTCGAGCGGCTCCTCCGGTCCGGACGGTCCGCTCCCGTCGGGACTCAGAGGAAGGCGCGTGAGGTTCATCGACCCTTCGAGCTCCGAGACCGCGATCACGCGGCCGTCGCCGCGGATGGCGGTGTCGCGGAGGATCCCGGTCATGACGGCGATCGGCACGGGCTTGCCCGCGACCCGTCCGTCGGAAACGGCGACCGTTTCGATCCGGGTGCCGCCCGATGGCTCCTGGTTGAGGTAGACGATCCGGCCGCTCTTCGCGTCCCACGCGTGGCTCGCGGCGCGCGCGACGAGCGAGCGCGGCTTGCCGCCGGAGGACGGGACGATGAGCAACTCGCCGTCGGGAGCCGTCTCGAAACTGATCCACCTTCCGTCGGGCGAATAATGAATCCGGGTGATCTCGAACGTCGAGGCGCGGGCGGCGAGGACGGTGCGCGGAGCGCCCCCGTCGGCGGGTATCTCGATGATCGAGCGGTGCGATTCGGGTCCGCTGACATAGGCAATGCGTTTTCCCGTCGGGTCCCAGGCGGGCGAGTTGGCGTCGGGCGCGAGCCTGCGCGCCTGGCCGCCGAGCGACGGCACGACCCAGAGGTCTCCGCCGAAGACCCGGAACTGGAACCCGAAGGCGGCGCCCGTTCGGATCATCCCGGTACGGGAGGAGCGGGTGGAAACGAACGCGATCGAGTTCCCGTCGGGGGAGAAGGCCGGCTGGAAGTCCTCGCCGGGGTCGTTCGTGACGTTGATCTCGTGCCCGCCGTCGACGCGCCGGACGTAGATCTCGAAATTGCCGCTCCGGTTCGAGGCGAAGGCGAGGAGCGTGCCGTCGGGAGACCACGCCGGCCATTCGGAGATGCCGGGATCGTGGCTGAACCGCGAAACTCCCGCGAGGGCCGGGCCTGCCGCCGGGGATTTCCGCAGCGCCGCCGATCCGAGCCACCCGACGAGCGCCGCGGCGACGATCGCGGCGGCGACGAGGGGCAGGGGCCCGCGGCGCCGCGCTTCCGGCGCGGCTGAGAGGGCGCCGGAGGAGACCGCGGCCGTACTCTCGAGCGCGACGGCGATGTCGCTCGCGGTCTTGAATCGCTGATCGGGTTTCTTCTCGAGGCAATGCCGCACGATCCGGTC is drawn from Thermoanaerobaculia bacterium and contains these coding sequences:
- a CDS encoding protein kinase; the protein is MTLAAGTRLGSYEILFPIGAGGMGEVYKAKDTKLHRDVAIKVLPESLAKDTDALARFEREAHAVAALNHPNILSIHDFGDHDGTAYAVTELLEGETLRETLADGSMPARRALDVARQICAGLSAAHARGIVHRDLKPDNVFVTNDGRVKILDFGLAKPAANRSTPADETHSPTVSAFTEPGTVMGTVGYMSPEQVKGLAVDHRSDLFSFGAVLYEMLSGRRAFQRETAAETMTAVLREDPPELDLAGARVPPALDRIVRHCLEKKPDQRFKTASDIAVALESTAAVSSGALSAAPEARRRGPLPLVAAAIVAAALVGWLGSAALRKSPAAGPALAGVSRFSHDPGISEWPAWSPDGTLLAFASNRSGNFEIYVRRVDGGHEINVTNDPGEDFQPAFSPDGNSIAFVSTRSSRTGMIRTGAAFGFQFRVFGGDLWVVPSLGGQARRLAPDANSPAWDPTGKRIAYVSGPESHRSIIEIPADGGAPRTVLAARASTFEITRIHYSPDGRWISFETAPDGELLIVPSSGGKPRSLVARAASHAWDAKSGRIVYLNQEPSGGTRIETVAVSDGRVAGKPVPIAVMTGILRDTAIRGDGRVIAVSELEGSMNLTRLPLSPDGSGPSGPEEPLDTGHVLDRYPAVSPDGKKIAYGSDRLGSEDLWVYDRETHRSERIELPGKDLGINEPHWSPDGRRIAVTRLRNLGGEGSLWLVAPDGSQSEELTTIGGLFANSGPFSPDGKEILYVNTVGGWTQVLAFAIAARATRQITRTPSDKFDGVWSPDGKWIAFTDYGDGKYRLMRTSSSGTDPRVLVSSDERLRHSFVSSDGRWVYYQPSHRNVWRVAADGGAPQQVTQFPESGLFLEEPSIAPDGSFLVYSRSNGGSSVWLLTLAAERPVP